One window of the Chanodichthys erythropterus isolate Z2021 chromosome 2, ASM2448905v1, whole genome shotgun sequence genome contains the following:
- the kcnv1 gene encoding potassium voltage-gated channel subfamily V member 1: MITDSSSPAEFFEDNASLLSLDSSVFFSEPALPSDDPLDFFIINVGGSRYILSQELLASHPETRLGKLALSNRDSALDLCDDADFLENEFFFDRNSQTFQYIMNFYKTGHLHVREELCVISFLQEIEYWGIDELRIDSCCRDKYYRRKEMKETLDISNDAEIMDNEEEDFTGALCQDLRQRLWDLMEKPESSKAAKTFGTLSMFFLVVSIVNMALISLDFTILGAPIILDVLEYICIIWFTGELVLRFMCVRDKCKFSRSVVNIIDLLAILPFYVTLAVESLHGESTELENVGRVVQVLRLMRSLRMLKLGRHSTGLKSLGMTIAQCYEEVGLLMLFLSVGISIFATVEYAIEHDMPETTFTNVPSAWWWATTSMTTVGYGDIRPDTALGKVMAFICILSGILILALPIAIINDRFSACYFTLKMKEAALRHGEALKRLTRSSASDMSAIGVNLRDAYARSVLEMLRLQGRERASTRSSAGDLWW; encoded by the exons ATGATCACGGATTCATCAAGTCCGGCAGAGTTCTTCGAGGACAACGCTTCACTGCTGTCCTTGGACTCCAGCGTATTCTTCAGCGAGCCTGCACTGCCGAGTGACGATCCACTGGATTTCTTCATTATAAATGTTGGAGGCAGTCGCTATATCCTCTCTCAGGAACTGTTGGCTTCTCATCCAGAAACTCGCCTGGGAAAGCTGGCCCTCTCCAATCGAGACTCTGCTTTAGACCTGTGCGATGATGCAGATTTCTTGGAGAACGAGTTCTTCTTTGACCGCAACTCACAGACCTTCCAGTACATCATGAACTTCTACAAGACAGGTCACTTACATGTGCGAGAGGAGCTATGCGTGATCTCGTTCCTTCAGGAGATCGAGTACTGGGGCATTGATGAGCTCCGCATAGACAGCTGTTGCAGGGATAAGTACTACCGGCGGAAGGAGATGAAAGAGACGTTGGATATTAGTAATGATGCTGAGATAATGGACAATGAGGAGGAGGACTTCACCGGAGCTTTGTGTCAGGACTTACGCCAACGCCTCTGGGACCTCATGGAGAAGCCGGAGTCCTCCAAGGCGGCCAAGACTTTTGGGACGCTGTCCATGTTCTTTTTGGTGGTGTCCATCGTGAACATGGCTTTGATTTCACTGGACTTCACTATACTTGGTGCACCTATCATTTTGGATGTTCTTGAGTACATTTGTATTATTTGGTTCACCGGTGAGCTGGTCCTCAGGTTCATGTGTGTCAGAGATAAGTGTAAGTTCAGCAGGAGTGTGGTAAATATCATTGACCTGCTGGCTATTCTGCCCTTCTATGTGACTCTGGCTGTGGAAAGCCTTCATGGAGAATCTACGGAGCTGGAGAACGTTGGACGAGTAGTTCAGGTGCTGCGGCTAATGAGGTCACTCAGGATGCTTAAACTTGGCCGACACTCCACAG GTCTCAAGTCTTTGGGCATGACTATCGCCCAGTGCTACGAGGAAGTTGGCCTCCTGATGCTGTTCCTTTCTGTGGGCATCTCCATCTTCGCCACAGTAGAATACGCCATCGAACATGATATGCCAGAGACCACTTTCACCAACGTGCCCAGTGCCTGGTGGTGGGCCACCACGTCCATGACCACAGTGGGGTACGGAGACATCCGTCCAGATACGGCTCTAGGAAAGGTGATGGCCTTCATCTGCATCCTCTCTGGCATTCTCATCCTTGCGCTGCCTATTGCCATCATCAACGATCGTTTCTCTGCCTGCTACTTCACGCTTAAAATGAAGGAAGCGGCGTTGCGGCACGGGGAGGCACTGAAGCGACTGACGCGCAGCTCTGCCTCGGATATGTCGGCGATAGGGGTGAACCTGCGGGACGCATACGCCAGAAGTGTGCTGGAGATGCTACGGTTGCAGGGGCGAGAGCGAGCCAGCACACGCAGCAGTGCAGGAGATCTCTGGTGGTAA